Genomic window (Mycoplasma leachii PG50):
TTAATTTCTTTTTTTATTTTATAAAGAGATTTTTCAAAATCACTAGGAATATAGCTAAGCTCTAATTCTTGGTTAATAATATCTAAAGCTTTAGTTAGATTATTTTTTTCAACTAGTTGTTTAATTTTTTTTAATATTTGATCATAATAATTTGCCATAATATTTTTTTCTAAAACAAAAAAATCGTGCTTAGCACGATTTTAATGATTCTAAGTGGTGCCCACGAGAAGGCTCGAACTTCCGACCTCACGCTTAGAAGGCGCGTGCTCTATCCTACTGAGCTACATGGGCAATAATAATCATATATAAATTTATCATATTTATATATGAAAATAAATAATATAAATTAATTTTTAAAATTTTCTAATTTATAAATGATTAATAGTGTTTGACTATAATCTTCTTTGTTTTTTACATGTTTAAAATTTGATAAAAGTTTAGATATTTTATAAGATACTTCATTAATAGTTTTTTTATCATATAAAGCTTTTTTTCTTTTATATGGTCCAAAAGTAATAATGAAATATTTTAAAATCAATTCTCATGAATAGTTAAATCTTTTAGCAATTGAAGGTACTAAACTCAAAATTAAAGAAATAGTTTTTAACATATTTGCTAATTGATTGTTAGTTTTTAAAAATTCTAATCTAAAATCTTTTTTAATAATTTCTTTTAAAACATTTTGATTAATTTGAATATCTTCTAAACTAATTGAATTATATTGTTTTTTATACATATTATGATCATCTAATTTATATAAAAACAAAGTATCTACTAAAGCTAATTTTTTTCTTTGTATTAAAAAGTCAGCTAAATAATTACTATCAACTTTTAAAATATCAATTAAACTAATGTAATTTGCAGATAATAAAACAGCATCTAAAAAATCAATAATTCGATCTTTATCACATACAAATTTAGAATAATCTTTTAATGAACTAATATGGTGTCCAATTTGTATAGGATTATAGTCTTTAATTAAAAATGGTAATAAAAATTTATCATCTTCATCATAATTTTTATTTATAAAATCAGGTTTTGCTGTCAGATAAATAGTGGAAGTTTGACCAGTTGGCTTATTAGTTAAAAATAATATTATATAGTTATAAAAACTATCAAAAATTTCTTCACCATCACTTAATGCTCATACTGATTTAATTCTGTCTTTTAAAAATAAAGCAGTGTATTTTGCTAATTGAAAGATTAATTTATATTTTTTTTCAATAGAATGCAAAACTCAATTTTCATTTTTAAAATTCAATAAAAAAGTATTTCATTCTTCATCATATTCTAAAATATCGATATGAGATTTAAAGTAATTATATTCATTAGAAGATAAAGGTCTTCCGACCTTTAATGCATTTAAAATATTTTGTTTAGTATAGATTTTTTTAATATTATTAAACATTTGATTTTCATTAGTTATATCAATAATTAACATAGTTAAAAATAAAGGATAAACTAAAGAGTGATAAACTATCTTATCATTATTTCTTGCTAAAAAGTTAGTATCAAAACGATACATTTTTGATAATTCAATTAATAATAAATTTAAAAAATCATTATTATAGTTATTATTATTAATTAATAATAAGTTGTCTGCTATATATTTTAATGCTATATTTTCTATAATAAAAGAAATTTCATCAATTTCTATTTTACTTAATTTTGAACTATACATTGAAGTTTTTGAATTATTATAATTTAAATATTCAAAAAATCTTGAATAGTTATTTGTAATATAGTTTGAAATTTCACTAACAGATGAATCATCTATATTTGTTAATGACTTATCTTTTAAAATTTGATATTGAAATAATCCATAATGAGTTACTTCAAAAATTTCATTGATTTTTTTTCTTAATAAAAGATCTACTTTTTTAAATTTATCTGTTTTTATTTTTTTAACTATATTATGAAAATAAACTCAAAATATAGTTTCTTGTTCTGGCATAATAACACCTACTTTATATTTAAATAAGACTAATAAATCTTATTCCATCAACCCTGCTTCATATAAGTTTCTAAAATGACCGGGTTGTTTTTTTAATTGATCAAAAGTTCCCATTTGAACAATTCCTACACCATTAGGTCCTAAAACATAAATTTCATCAACATTTTTAATAGTTGTTAACCTATGAGCTATAGTAATACACATTCTACCTTTAATTAATTCTTCTAATTTATCTTGAATTTCTTTTTCAACAACATTATCTAATGCACTTGTTGCTTCATCTAAAATTACTACATCAGGATCTTTTAAAAAGACTCTAGCAATAACTAATCTTTGTTTTTGACCACCAGATAAAATAAATCCTCTTTGCCCTAAAACAGTGTGATATTGATCTGGTAAAGACATAATAAAATCATGAAGTTCAGCCTTTTTACAAGCTTGAATCACTTCTTCATCTGTTGCATCAAATTTAGAATATTTAATATTATCTAAAAAAGTACCATATAAAATTTGTGGTTCTTGTTCAACATATCCAATATGATTTAAATAAGCCGGTAAATTAATTCTGTTTAAATTATATTCACCATTAATTAAAATTTTTCCATCAGTTGGAACATAAAATCTTAATAAAAGTTTTGCTATAGTAGTTTTACCACTACCAGTTTGGCCAACAAAAGCATAGCTTTTTCCTTTTTCAAAAATTAATTTAGTTGGTGGAATAACTATTCTTTCAGGTTTTTTTGGATATGAAAAACTAATGTTATCAAGAACAATTTTATCAATTTTATCAATTTTATAACCTTTTAAATTAGAATGAACCATTGGCTTTGGATCTGTTAATTCACTAATTCTATTAGCAGCATTAGAAGCAGCGGTTGCTGATCTTAAACTTGGTAATAAAATGGCAATTCCACCAATTAAAGTTGATAGTAAAGGAAAAATTAAAGCAATATCAGCACCTAAACTATTACTTGACTGATTATTACTTAAATATTGAACTGCAATAATTATAAAAATAATTGGAATTAATAATTGAATAACAAAAGTTAAAGAAGTATTTAACAAAGCTGAGGAGTGAGTAAATTTTGTTAATCCATTTTCATAATCTTTATTTTTTTCTTCTAATCTTTTAATTTCAAATTCTTCAGTTCCACTTGCTTTAATAAGTGAAATATTATTAATTCTATCTGTCATATCAGCATCAGTTTCTCTTTTAATATCAAATGCTAATATTAATTTTCTTCTCATATCAATAAAAAAGCCTACACAAAATAAATTAGCTATTAATAAATATACTAAAGATAAAGTTGCTATCATATATAAATTTTGAGTATACATAATTGTAATAGCTGTTATTGATCCAGAGAAAGCATAAATTAAATTAGTTAAAAATTGCTGAACTCCTAAAGCTAGAAATTGAGTATCTCCAACTAATCTTGTTAAAATGTTTCCAGAAACATGATCAAAATAAAAATCTACATCCTGATCTGTTAATGCTTTTAAAATTTTAAGTCTTTGCATTACTTCAATTTGAGCTGAATACAAAGCTATTGTGAAATTAGTAAAATATTCACAAATTATAATTATTGCCAAATTAATAGCAATAACATATAACCAACCAGTTGAATCTAATTCCATTCAATTAAATAACCATTGTTTATTATTTTGAACTAAAGTAGTGATTACTTTTGATGAAAACAAAGGAAGCATTGCTGCAAATATTGCATCTAATGATGTAAAAAATACAACACCAAAAAAAAGCAAAGGATTTTTTTTAGCTATTTCAATATTCATTCTAATAAAAAGACCAAATTTTTTTAAAGTAAATTTACCTGTATTATCAAAACTTCACTTTTTTTTGATTTTTGTATAAACTTTTTTTACTTTTGACATTATAAACACCTCCTTAATTAGACATCATATTTAGAAAAACCGGCTTCATATAAATCTTTAAATTCACCAGGTTTTTTTACTAGTTCTTTAAAAGTACCAATTTGAATAATTCCTTTTTTAGGAGCTAAAACAATAATTTGATCAACATTTCTTATTGTTGAAAGTCTATGAGCAATTGTAATGCTTGTTCTATTTTTCATTAATTCTTCTAATTTAGATTGAATCTCTTTTTCAACAACATTATCTAATGCACTTGTTGCTTCATCTAATATTAATATTTGTGGATCTTTTAAAAACATTCTAGCAATAACTAGTCTTTGTTTTTGACCTCCAGATAAAATAAATCCACGTTCTCCTAAAATTGTATTATATTGATCTGGTCAAGTCATAACTAAATCGTGTAATTCAGCTTTTTTACATGCTAGAATAATCTCTTCATCTGTTGCACTAGGTTTTACATATCTTAAATTATCTAAAACTGTTCCTAATAAAACTGATGGATCTTGTTCAACATATCCAATATGATTTAAATAACTTGGTAAAAACACATCTTTAAGATTAATATTATTATTAATTAAAACTTCACCTGAGCTTGGATCATAAAATCTTAATAATAGTTTTGAAATAGTTGATTTTCCTACTCCAGTTTGACCAACAAAAGCATAACTTTTACCTTGTTCTAAAACTAAATTAAAATTAGGCAAAATAACATTATCTGGTTTGTCTGAATAAGCAAAAGTAACATTTTTAAATATTACATTTCCCTCAATTTTATGAATTCTAATTCCTTTTTTATCTAATGCGTGATTATTAATAAGTTGTTTTGCAGCTGTAATTTCATCAATTCTTTGTGCTGAAGTACTTGCTTGAACCATTCCTACAACAGCTCTTAGTAATTGCATAACAGGACCAATTAACATTCCAGCACATATTAACATCGGACCTAAAATAGCTTTTAAAGTATCAATATCATTTTTATATAATCATAAAGCAATTATTGTCATTAAAATTTGTACTGTATTAATAGCAAAAAATAAGATACTTATCATTACAGATTGAAAATAACTAATTTGTTTATATTTTTTATAATAAATTTCATGAATATCTACAAATCTTTTCTTTTCATATTCTTCAGTACCATTAGCTTTAATTAATTTAATTGTATTAATTCTATCAGTAACATCGCCATTAATATCAGTAATAATTTTTCTAAGATTAAACACCAATTTTCTCATAGGTAAAAAAGCTAAACCAAATAAAATACCAAAAATTAAAAATAGTGCAATAAAAAATAAACCAATATATAAACTAGTTGTAATAAATAAAGTAATTAAAGTAAATATCATTGTAAAAAAAGCAATAAAAATAATATTTGGTATAACAGAAGCTTGCATACCAATAATTTGAGTATCAGAAACTACTTTAGTTAAAATTTCACCTGTTTTTTTATTTGAATAATATTCAATATCTGTTGTAATTAATTTTTTAGTTAATTCATTTCTTAAACTAATTTCAATTTTTCTACCTAGTTCATTTCCAAATAAGTTAGCAATGTAAGTCAAAATTGCAGTAATAACTAAAATAATAATTCAAATAGATAAAATTATTTTTCAATTAAACCCTCAAAAATTATCAAAAACTTTTTTAGTTTTTTCAAATTCAACAGAAAACTGTAATTGTTGCATTAATAAAGGATTAAAAGCAGCAAAAAAAGCAGATAAAACAGCAGTAACTAATAAACCTATAGCTCATTTTTTATTAATTTTCATGTGCTTTCAAATAACATTAATAAAACTTTTTCTACCACGGTTAAAAGATTTTCTATCTTCTTTTAACTCTTCATCAGTCATTGGTTTATAAAAATGATCGAAATTATTTTTGACTTTCATTCTTATTCTCCTTACATTAAAATCACTATTAATTATAACATTTAGCTATTTAAAAAGAAAAAGAGACCAAGTTATAGTCTCTAGTATTATTTAATTAAAATATTTTTTATTAGGAATTATATTTTAATTAAATAACTAATAAGCTAGTTTAATTTTGCAAACATAAAATATCTAAAAAATTTAAGATAAATAACAATAAAAAAAATTAATACTTATTTTTAGTTTAAATATAAAATTCTATTTGCAAAAATTTCATTTCTGATATTTGTTAAATCATTATTTGAAGTGAAAGACTGAATTCTTCCTTCAATTCCAACAACAGCTTGATCGTGTAATAAAAACTCATCATCAACAGCATTTGATCAAGCTTTAATATTAATATAATCAAGTGAGTCTACTTCTTTTGATTTATATGGTTTTGGTACTTTAACAACAAACTTATAAAGCTTTTTTTCTCCATCTTTTGAAGTATAAGCAACAGTTGCATCTCCTTCTAATTGTCCAATAATGTTTACTAAATTCATATGCTTTCTCCTTTTGTTTTCTCATTATTGTATTAGATAAAAAAAATTAAAAGTAACTTATTTTTATAAATCTTTTTAATATTTTTAATAAAAAAATAAAATTTTAAATAAATAGTCTAATCAAAAATCAACTTATTTTTAAAATCAACTAGTTTATGCTTATTTCTAATTATTGGTTTTATATTAAGTTATGTAATTAGTAGATCTAGTTTTGATTTTTCATTAGGAATAAAACAAACTTATTTATATAAAAATACTAATTTAACTAAAGTTTTTATATTGTCTTAAGTTTAAGTATATTAATAGTTTTTAGTTTAAAAAATAATTTTTCATTTTTATAATCTTGATTTAATTTCAGATATTAGTAATGTAAATGATATTAGTATATTAACTTTGATTGGTAGTTGCAATTGATGAATTATTAACAAAAAAAACAATTAGAAGTTTTAATAGAACAAGCAAAAGAATTCCAATATCAGTCATTAGGATTTATTAAATTTGAAAACTCAAATTGAACTGGTAGTTTAGCAAGTCAATTATCAGATCAAGAAAAAGAACAATTAATTAAAAGATTTAATATCAAATCAAAAGCAACTATACTAATTAATTTTGGTAAATATGAAAAAATTTCTCAATTAATGGATTCTATTAAAGTTTAATTAGTAAAATGTTTAATTTAGCCTATCCTAATGAATTTAAGTTATTATGAGTAGTTGATTTCCCATTATTTGAATATAGTGAAAAAGAACAAAGATATTTAGCAGCTCACCATCCATTTACAATGACAAAACCAGAAAGTTTAGATACTTTTGATGTAAATAAAAAAGATGCTATTGCTTATGCTTATGATCTAGTTATGAATGGATTTGAAATTGGTGGGGTAGTCAAAGAATTACTGATCCTAAAATTCAACAAAGAATGTTTGATGCAATTGAACTAACAAAAGAAAGAGTTGAAACTAATTTTGGTTGATTTGTGAATGCTTAAAAATATGAAGCACCATATCATTCTGGTATAGCATGAGGATTAGATATAATTACTATGATTTTAACTAATGCTCAATCAATTAGAGATGTAATAGCATTTCCTAAAAACTCATCGGGAATTGATCCTATGAGTAATGCACCAGATCTTGTAGATCAAAAACAATTAGATGAATTACATATTAAAACAAATTAAAAGCAAAATACACACAATTAAATAAAATAATTTTTGTAAAGATAAAAGATTAATAAATTATAACATTTTTAATAGAATATATAATGAGGTGAATAATATGAAAAAGTTATTAATATCATTTAGCGCTTCCATATTATTATCAGGGGTTGCTGCAACTGTTGTTAGTTGTGCAAACACTGAAATGAGTAAGAATAAAAAAGATAAAGATAAAGATCTTAAATCTGATAAGAATAAGGATCAAAATAATAAATTTGATAAAAGCAAAAACCAAAATAGTAAACCTAATAATAATGATCAAAATTCTAAATCGAATCAAGACAAGACTTCACCAAAAGATAATCCGTCAACACAATCTGAGTCTGAGAAACAAGAAAATAGCAAACAATATGATCTAGATAAGTTAATAACAAATAAATTTATTTCAATAGATGGAAGTGGAACAGGAGATGGCAAGCTTGCCAAACTACCTCAAAACTCGCAAGAGTATTTAGATTTGATTAAAAAACAAAATCCTAAATTCAAATTAACATTAAACAATGTTTCTTTTAATGTTGAAGAAAATGATAATAGTGGTTACAAGAAAGTAAGTGTTTCAACAAAAGGAAATAGTAAAAATCCAGTAATTGTTTATTTTTATAAAGATCGTCATGATACTGTTTATGAAGGCGAAAAAAAAGAAGTTGTAAAAGAAATTGGTTGAAGTAAAAGTACATACAGCACAGATATTTTACATTTTGATGAACAAACAAAGGAAGTTCCAGAAAACCTACCACCGTTTATAACCTCTTTAGAAGGCGCGTTTAGAAACAATGCACAAGAAACAATTAAGAACTTAGACAAATGAGATACTTCAAACATAGAATTTATGAATGAAACATTTTATGAAGCAAAAAATTTTAACCAAGATATTAGTGGCTGAAAAACAAATAATGTTTCTAATATGGATTCAATGTTTTATGGTGCTTCAAGTTTTGATCGAAATTTATCTGGCTGAAATGTTGACAAAGTTATAACTTATATTGAATTTAATAAAGATTCTAAGATTTCACAAGAAAACAAACCCAAATTTAAAGAATTGAAAAGAATACACCAAGGGCAAGGTGCAACAAAAATTTTGCATGACCGTGGGTTTTTAAACAAAATGAACCTTTAATTTTTTAAGTTATAATAATCTTATCAAAGGAAATTAGAAAATTAAACTAATCCAATAAGCCTAATTTTTCTTTGAGTTCGAATGATATGCGATAACATTCATTCTTAACACCTGAGACAAGTCCTGATAGTTCGTCGACTACTTCACTGGGCAATCCACTCGGGTTTTTTTTAATGCTGTTAAGAGTCTTATCTAATACAGTATGAATTCATCTTGTTTTATTTATTGTTCCTAGGGTTTTTAAATCATGTTTTCTTTCTTCATCTAATTGTTTTCTTTCTTCATATAATGAAATACCAAAATATAGACCAGTTTATATTCATTGTAGAACTAGTAGAAGTAGTTATAAATCAATAAAAATGTTAGAAAAACTAGGATTTAATAATCTTATTAATATCCAAGGTTCATTTTTACAGCTAAGCTATTATGAGTATTTTAATGATAAAACAACAAACAGAAAAAAGATTTTAACAGATTATAATTTTGAATAAAAAAGCAAAGATTCTAGTTTTTTTAACTAGTTTCTTTGCTTATTTTTTTAATTGGTTTATAAGATTTTCTATGAATATCTAAAATACCATATTTTTGTATAGCTAGTAAATGTTTTTTTGTACAATAACCTTTATGAGATTTAAAATCATAATTTGGATAAATTTGATCATATTCATCTAGTATTTTGTCTCTAGTAACTTTTGCTAAAATACTACTACAAGCAATAGAAAAACTTTTATCATCACCTTTAATGATTGGTAAAGTTTTAATATTAGTTAATTCAATATTTTGATTACCATCAATTAAAGCAAGATCTGGAGTGATTTTTAAATTATTAATTGTTGTCTTAAAACCTAATAAACTAGCTTGTAAGGGGTTAAATTCATCAACTTGTTTACTTGAAATTATAATAATTTGATAATCTAGACAATTTTTTATAATTTCATCATATAAAACTTGTCTAGTTTTAGGATTTAATTTTTTTGAATCTTTTATTAAAGGGTTAAAATAATCAAGTTTTAAAATCACACTAGCAACAACTAAAGAACCAGCTAAACAACCTCTACCAGCTTCATCGCTTCCTGATAAATAAGTAATATTATGAACAATTTTAATTTGATCATCAAATGATTTTCTACTTATCATAGTGAACTAATATCATTATCTTGTTTGTTATCTTCTGGATTAATAGCTTTTTGAATTTCTTCAGGAACTACTTCTAAAACTTTTTCAAATGAAATTTTTCCTAATTTACCTTTATCTAGATCTTTTAAAAATGAAGATAGTATTCTTTCCATATCTAAAATATCTTCAGTAACATATCATTTTTTTTCAATTCCAATTGTTTCAAAAATCTTATAAGAATCTATAACTGAAATGGGTTTTTGTAGTCTTAAATTTATTTTGTAATATTTTTCAATAATATCATCATAATTGTTATAAATATAGCTCATTAATTTAGCTGCTACTCTTTCTTTTGGAAAGACATTATCTTTTATTGAATTAATAGCACAAATATTTACAGCAACTGTTTCAGATTCTAGTTTTGAAGGTAAAACTCCTGGTGTATCTAATAAATTAATAAATGGATTTAAATGAATTAACTGAATTCCTCTAGTAACACCTGGTTTATTACCAACTTTAACATTTTTACCTTTAATTACTCTATTTATAAAAGTAGATTTTCCAACATTTGGAATTCCAATAACCAAAGCATTAATTAAAGTATTTTTTATTCCTTTAGCTTTGTCTTTTTCACGTTTTTTAATTGTTAACTCATTAATTACATTAATCAATTCATTAACTATATCAGTATGTCTATTATATAAAACAAT
Coding sequences:
- a CDS encoding ABC transporter ATP-binding protein; translated protein: MSKVKKVYTKIKKKWSFDNTGKFTLKKFGLFIRMNIEIAKKNPLLFFGVVFFTSLDAIFAAMLPLFSSKVITTLVQNNKQWLFNWMELDSTGWLYVIAINLAIIIICEYFTNFTIALYSAQIEVMQRLKILKALTDQDVDFYFDHVSGNILTRLVGDTQFLALGVQQFLTNLIYAFSGSITAITIMYTQNLYMIATLSLVYLLIANLFCVGFFIDMRRKLILAFDIKRETDADMTDRINNISLIKASGTEEFEIKRLEEKNKDYENGLTKFTHSSALLNTSLTFVIQLLIPIIFIIIAVQYLSNNQSSNSLGADIALIFPLLSTLIGGIAILLPSLRSATAASNAANRISELTDPKPMVHSNLKGYKIDKIDKIVLDNISFSYPKKPERIVIPPTKLIFEKGKSYAFVGQTGSGKTTIAKLLLRFYVPTDGKILINGEYNLNRINLPAYLNHIGYVEQEPQILYGTFLDNIKYSKFDATDEEVIQACKKAELHDFIMSLPDQYHTVLGQRGFILSGGQKQRLVIARVFLKDPDVVILDEATSALDNVVEKEIQDKLEELIKGRMCITIAHRLTTIKNVDEIYVLGPNGVGIVQMGTFDQLKKQPGHFRNLYEAGLME
- a CDS encoding ABC transporter ATP-binding protein produces the protein MKVKNNFDHFYKPMTDEELKEDRKSFNRGRKSFINVIWKHMKINKKWAIGLLVTAVLSAFFAAFNPLLMQQLQFSVEFEKTKKVFDNFWGFNWKIILSIWIIILVITAILTYIANLFGNELGRKIEISLRNELTKKLITTDIEYYSNKKTGEILTKVVSDTQIIGMQASVIPNIIFIAFFTMIFTLITLFITTSLYIGLFFIALFLIFGILFGLAFLPMRKLVFNLRKIITDINGDVTDRINTIKLIKANGTEEYEKKRFVDIHEIYYKKYKQISYFQSVMISILFFAINTVQILMTIIALWLYKNDIDTLKAILGPMLICAGMLIGPVMQLLRAVVGMVQASTSAQRIDEITAAKQLINNHALDKKGIRIHKIEGNVIFKNVTFAYSDKPDNVILPNFNLVLEQGKSYAFVGQTGVGKSTISKLLLRFYDPSSGEVLINNNINLKDVFLPSYLNHIGYVEQDPSVLLGTVLDNLRYVKPSATDEEIILACKKAELHDLVMTWPDQYNTILGERGFILSGGQKQRLVIARMFLKDPQILILDEATSALDNVVEKEIQSKLEELMKNRTSITIAHRLSTIRNVDQIIVLAPKKGIIQIGTFKELVKKPGEFKDLYEAGFSKYDV
- a CDS encoding single-stranded DNA-binding protein → MNLVNIIGQLEGDATVAYTSKDGEKKLYKFVVKVPKPYKSKEVDSLDYINIKAWSNAVDDEFLLHDQAVVGIEGRIQSFTSNNDLTNIRNEIFANRILYLN
- a CDS encoding BspA family leucine-rich repeat surface protein, with protein sequence MKKLLISFSASILLSGVAATVVSCANTEMSKNKKDKDKDLKSDKNKDQNNKFDKSKNQNSKPNNNDQNSKSNQDKTSPKDNPSTQSESEKQENSKQYDLDKLITNKFISIDGSGTGDGKLAKLPQNSQEYLDLIKKQNPKFKLTLNNVSFNVEENDNSGYKKVSVSTKGNSKNPVIVYFYKDRHDTVYEGEKKEVVKEIGWSKSTYSTDILHFDEQTKEVPENLPPFITSLEGAFRNNAQETIKNLDKWDTSNIEFMNETFYEAKNFNQDISGWKTNNVSNMDSMFYGASSFDRNLSGWNVDKVITYIEFNKDSKISQENKPKFKELKRIHQGQGATKILHDRGFLNKMNL
- a CDS encoding rhodanese-like domain-containing protein — translated: MLLRVLSNTVWIHLVLFIVPRVFKSCFLSSSNCFLSSYNEIPKYRPVYIHCRTSRSSYKSIKMLEKLGFNNLINIQGSFLQLSYYEYFNDKTTNRKKILTDYNFE
- a CDS encoding ribonuclease HII, which gives rise to MISRKSFDDQIKIVHNITYLSGSDEAGRGCLAGSLVVASVILKLDYFNPLIKDSKKLNPKTRQVLYDEIIKNCLDYQIIIISSKQVDEFNPLQASLLGFKTTINNLKITPDLALIDGNQNIELTNIKTLPIIKGDDKSFSIACSSILAKVTRDKILDEYDQIYPNYDFKSHKGYCTKKHLLAIQKYGILDIHRKSYKPIKKISKETS
- the ylqF gene encoding ribosome biogenesis GTPase YlqF translates to MSAEFNWFPGHMNKTLKDIEARIEIVDVVVEVIDSRAPYSSKNATFKKLLKDKPIVYIFSKADIADSKVTQQWVDYYIKNENSKVIVLYNRHTDIVNELINVINELTIKKREKDKAKGIKNTLINALVIGIPNVGKSTFINRVIKGKNVKVGNKPGVTRGIQLIHLNPFINLLDTPGVLPSKLESETVAVNICAINSIKDNVFPKERVAAKLMSYIYNNYDDIIEKYYKINLRLQKPISVIDSYKIFETIGIEKKWYVTEDILDMERILSSFLKDLDKGKLGKISFEKVLEVVPEEIQKAINPEDNKQDNDISSLW